In Candidatus Promineifilum breve, one genomic interval encodes:
- a CDS encoding LCP family protein — MISIRLLRPFAVLLAALLVGCAAPSPTAGVTPFPTHTPASGAEDAATVTADPTESATASPAPADTAAADAPLTDTPRATDGTNTRRPTATPLPSATKRPTATPTSLPQQAPTAALNITGSMREGEPTPPTPIPSPVPVFELPDGTTNILLLGKDVNADGSGDARTDTMIVVSVNRETGTASMISLPRDLYVYLPNRIMSRLNTAVTLGGVDLLKQAILYNFGIPIHYYAQVDFEGFKRIVDLLGGVEMAVSCPLQDWRLISPELDQTVEENWEQFRLEAGLHQMDGDLALWYARSRLTTTDFDRGRRQQQLLQAMLNQSIDLGLVARAPELWNAFSDVVETDMDIGRILQLATLASEVRANGIQHLYLAGKMRAWTVPDSGANVQLPVWEGENMMQETFRRLFLPPALNRADRAPITVEIINASQWPAQGLLAADNLAWYGFAPVMGETRPPQEKTEMTYYGQNFKGSYDWLFSWVMGKRLSDIELVDEEAPYNYRVVIGNDYNPCRPAFEAPQAAP; from the coding sequence ATGATCTCTATTCGTCTGCTTCGCCCGTTTGCCGTGTTGCTCGCGGCGCTATTGGTTGGCTGCGCCGCGCCATCGCCAACGGCCGGCGTGACGCCCTTCCCGACCCATACACCGGCCAGTGGGGCCGAAGACGCCGCCACGGTGACGGCCGACCCAACTGAATCAGCCACAGCCTCGCCCGCGCCGGCCGACACCGCCGCGGCCGACGCCCCACTAACTGATACGCCCCGCGCCACCGACGGGACCAACACGCGCCGGCCCACCGCCACGCCATTGCCCAGCGCCACGAAGCGGCCGACCGCCACGCCCACCAGCCTGCCGCAACAGGCCCCCACGGCGGCGCTCAACATCACCGGCTCCATGCGCGAGGGCGAACCGACCCCGCCCACACCCATCCCCTCGCCCGTGCCCGTGTTCGAACTGCCCGACGGCACAACCAACATCCTGCTGCTGGGCAAGGACGTGAACGCCGACGGCAGCGGCGACGCCCGCACCGACACGATGATCGTCGTCTCGGTCAACCGCGAGACGGGTACGGCGTCGATGATCTCGTTGCCGCGCGACCTGTACGTCTATCTGCCCAACCGCATTATGAGCCGCCTCAATACGGCGGTGACGCTGGGCGGCGTTGATTTACTAAAACAGGCCATCCTCTATAACTTCGGCATCCCCATCCATTACTATGCCCAGGTCGATTTCGAGGGCTTCAAACGGATCGTCGATCTGCTGGGCGGGGTGGAGATGGCCGTCAGTTGCCCGTTGCAGGATTGGCGGCTCATTTCGCCCGAACTGGACCAGACGGTCGAAGAGAATTGGGAGCAATTCAGGCTGGAGGCCGGGCTGCACCAAATGGACGGCGATCTGGCCCTGTGGTACGCCCGCTCGCGCCTGACGACCACCGACTTTGACCGCGGCCGCCGCCAGCAACAACTGCTGCAAGCCATGCTCAACCAGAGCATCGACCTGGGGCTGGTGGCCCGCGCGCCGGAACTGTGGAATGCCTTCAGCGACGTGGTAGAGACGGATATGGACATCGGCCGCATCCTGCAACTGGCGACCCTGGCGTCGGAGGTGCGCGCCAACGGCATCCAGCACCTCTATCTGGCGGGCAAGATGCGGGCCTGGACGGTGCCGGACAGCGGCGCGAACGTGCAGTTGCCGGTGTGGGAGGGGGAGAATATGATGCAGGAGACCTTCCGCCGCCTCTTCCTGCCCCCCGCGCTTAACCGGGCCGACCGCGCCCCGATCACCGTGGAGATCATCAACGCCAGCCAGTGGCCGGCCCAGGGCTTGCTGGCCGCCGACAATCTGGCCTGGTATGGCTTTGCGCCGGTCATGGGCGAGACGCGCCCGCCCCAGGAGAAAACGGAGATGACCTACTACGGCCAGAACTTCAAGGGTTCCTATGACTGGCTGTTCAGTTGGGTGATGGGCAAGCGGCTCAGCGACATCGAGCTAGTGGATGAGGAAGCGCCCTATAACTATCGCGTGGTCATCGGCAACGACTACAACCCGTGCCGCCCGGCCTTCGAAGCGCCTCAAGCGGCCCCGTAA